The Lathyrus oleraceus cultivar Zhongwan6 chromosome 5, CAAS_Psat_ZW6_1.0, whole genome shotgun sequence genome includes the window CCAACTCTCTTTTGTTTCATTTTCAACCACACCAAATGCCAAAGGGAAGTATTGATCATTAGCATCCCTGCCTACAGCAATAAGTAACTGTCCACCATACTTGGTCTTTAAGTGACATCCATCAACCCCCACAAATGGTCTGCATCCATGAATAAAGCCTTTCTTACAGccatcaaaacagaaataaaatgACCCAAACCTTGGTTGTATGGATGGACTAGGTCTTTCTACATTTATCTTCACAGTGTTGCCATGGTTTACCCTTCTTAGTTCTTCTGCATACCTCCATATGGAAGCATACTGATTGTCAGCATCACCTTCAATTATCTTCTTGGCAATTAGCTTAGCCCTCCATGCTTTTGCAACAGTAATACCCACAGAATATGTTTGCCTCATATCTTGGATGATGTCTCTTATCCTGACTGTATCAGAAGTTTGCATCCTCTTTACCACATGCTTGGCCACCCACTTTGAGCTAGCAGACTTGTTGTTCAAAACCCTAGCACATGTGTGCTTATGTACAAGCGTTTTTATAGCAAAAGTCTCCTTGTGGCCCACCTTAGAGCATAAGACTAAAAACCCACATTTATGCTTACACACCACCCTTACCCTATCTCCCTCATTTTTCACAAAAGAAATTTCCCTCCCATTAAGCACTGACCACTCACGGATAGCTGCCCTAAAGTCATCAAGTGTGTTGAATTCCATACCCCACTTGAATATAAAGTCTTTGTTTAGATGCTCTTTCCTAAACCTAGCATACTTGGGCCTTTCTTCATCACAAGAATCATCTGGGTCAGAACTATTCAACTCATCACTATAGTATACATCATCTGAATCCATACTCTTATTGGGCTCTATCATACTGTTATTGGGCTCCTCCCTAATAGGCTTAGTAACATCTATTCCTTCAAAACCATCAAAGTAAGCAGTAGCTCTTTCATCTTCACTGTCATCTAACCCCTCTACCTTCTCCTCATCTAACCCATCAATTCCATTATCAGGGGGGTggtcatcatcattcacacatttagGTTCCCTATCAGCAGGGTCCATGTTCCCAGTACTATGTTCAACATACAAATCTCCTTTCACATTCATTGCACTAAAGTATAGAGCAAAATCATCAACAGCATCATCATCTTTCCTAATCAGAAAAAAACCATCTTGAATTTCTAAAACTTTTGTCCATACCCTAACACAATCAGCCTTATACCCTAACCTACTCAACAACTTCTCAATGTTATCCATGTTCCAATTTGAAACATGTATCCCATTAACTGTCGTATCCGTACCCCCTCTGTATATAATTTCTTCTTCAAAAACCCTGTAAAATTCACCCCCATGGTGGAGTGTAACACTAA containing:
- the LOC127082030 gene encoding uncharacterized protein LOC127082030; translated protein: MKTTSANTKKRSSSVKTSSVKCPKSEDSQHFSVTLHHGGEFYRVFEEEIIYRGGTDTTVNGIHVSNWNMDNIEKLLSRLGYKADCVRVWTKVLEIQDGFFLIRKDDDAVDDFALYFSAMNVKGDLYVEHSTGNMDPADREPKCVNDDDHPPDNGIDGLDEEKVEGLDDSEDERATAYFDGFEGIDVTKPIREEPNNSMIEPNKSMDSDDVYYSDELNSSDPDDSCDEERPKYARFRKEHLNKDFIFKWGMEFNTLDDFRAAIREWSVLNGREISFVKNEGDRVRVVCKHKCGFLVLCSKVGHKETFAIKTLVHKHTCARVLNNKSASSKWVAKHVVKRMQTSDTVRIRDIIQDMRQTYSVGITVAKAWRAKLIAKKIIEGDADNQYASIWRYAEELRRVNHGNTVKINVERPSPSIQPRFGSFYFCFDGCKKGFIHGCRPFVGVDGCHLKTKYGGQLLIAVGRDANDQYFPLAFGVVENETKESWRWFIQLLMEDIGQDRRYVFISDQQKGLVAVFEELSDTIEHRLCLRHLYANFKKRFGGGALIRDLMMGAAKATYYQAWVQKMNELKNADPNAWTWLMAVPTKSWCKHAFSFYPKCDTLMNNISESFNATILAARDKPILTMCEWIRKYLMNRLSTSASKLENWPHKVMPIPRRRLDNEVFNSGHWLPTWSIAETFQVTHSYNTHEFIVDIAKRSCSCNFWELVGIPCRHAVAALSYRKQNPDEFVDACYTREKFALCYGFSVSPINGQDMWPEVEMEPPLPPAYKNGPGRPKKIRIRESGEDGARKRRSGVAYKCTKCDNFGHNAMTCKATTQDPNALKRKVIHCDIHFVLHSTFCLTFFIVICIVMTTIHCVLHCRENLKRTCANCN